The following proteins are co-located in the Tardibacter chloracetimidivorans genome:
- a CDS encoding indolepyruvate ferredoxin oxidoreductase family protein codes for MTANPISIRGEAEILSGTQALVRGIIAQAEDDRRKGWNTAGFVSGYRGSPFGNVDLELWQMEEALKAHSILFQPGLNEDMAATACWGTQQVPLMENPRYDGVFAFWYGKGPGVDRSGDPFKHGNLAGTSPKGGVVLLAGDDHGAKSSSTAHQSEHAFVAASIPVFNPSSIEEYFDYIPTAVAMSRFAGTWIGFKCATEIVEASAVLPLERSPRSLALPEVESPAGGYHISNQFAPLAQEESLYRYRLPAARAFLAANGFDRVTLDSPRRSLGIVAPGKAHVDVQEALRVLGLNAERSAELGIRILKPMVTWPLDPVASRAFVEGHREVIVVEEKRSLVEWQLAQMLLAVPDALRPALSGKTTPEGRPLLPEYGELSAANVALALADRLEAAGLLDAPLREARERVSAELAQARGVGPTARAPMFCSGCPHNRSTRVPEGSEALGGIGCHGMAMWIPELRTRPSTHMGGEGGSWLGIAPFGGPRHIFQNMGDGTYAHSGLLAIRAAIAANVNITYKILCNSAVAMTGGQPVEGSPDAGAIARQTLAEGARKVVLVSEDPEAFTGMPHEIEVHHRDELMRIQRELRDIEGVTVLVYDQGCAAERRRLRKKGEYPDLPIRTFINSDVCEGCGDCNRKSSCVSVLPLETELGVKRQIDQESCNKDYTCIEGFCPSFITVTGGQLRKGAAKTDLVEDLGQRLQTPELAALKADTFNIVLAGIGGTGIITLGATLARAAWLEGQQVLTFDVTGVSQKNGAVFSHVRFLGTGREEDFRPRVPREQLDLLIGCDAIAATASEVVQLLAPGRTHAVLNAEVVPTAAFQRDPGFDTSFQRFDRVIGDVLGADAVGRANPGPGVLRILGSGPLLNIFMLGFACQQGLLPLKMESLERAFTEGRGGNSNLLAFRMGRMAAQDPATLDELTGAETPPVPLADLPLEDVIRRCRELLTTYQNAAYADRYERFVRKVAAQDPQGDFTHAVALNLFKLMRYKDEYEVARLHASKDVRRRLDRLFEGSYRLNYHLAPPLLSFRKNDAGEPKKIRFGGWMRHAFSLLRHFKFLRGTWFDPFGLSADRKLERKLISDYEEWIEDILPRLEDVDYETAVAIAALPDEIRGYGPVKERSVEAAREKQRELFAACEPAREEKAA; via the coding sequence GTGACGGCGAACCCAATCAGCATCCGAGGCGAGGCGGAAATCCTTTCGGGCACCCAGGCGCTCGTCCGCGGCATCATTGCGCAGGCAGAGGATGACCGCCGCAAGGGGTGGAACACCGCCGGTTTCGTTTCCGGCTATCGAGGCTCGCCCTTCGGCAATGTCGATCTTGAACTCTGGCAGATGGAGGAGGCGCTCAAGGCGCATTCCATCTTGTTTCAGCCGGGCCTGAACGAGGATATGGCGGCGACGGCCTGTTGGGGCACCCAGCAGGTGCCGCTGATGGAAAATCCGCGTTACGATGGCGTATTCGCCTTCTGGTACGGAAAAGGGCCGGGGGTCGACCGGTCGGGCGATCCCTTCAAACATGGCAATCTCGCCGGCACCTCGCCCAAGGGTGGCGTGGTCCTTCTGGCGGGCGACGATCATGGGGCGAAGTCGTCGAGCACTGCGCACCAGTCAGAACATGCGTTCGTTGCCGCCTCCATCCCGGTTTTCAATCCAAGCTCGATAGAGGAATATTTCGACTACATTCCGACAGCGGTCGCCATGTCGCGCTTCGCCGGAACATGGATCGGGTTCAAATGCGCGACGGAGATTGTCGAGGCATCCGCCGTATTGCCATTGGAGCGTTCGCCGCGTTCGCTTGCACTGCCGGAGGTGGAATCCCCAGCCGGCGGCTATCACATCTCCAACCAGTTTGCGCCGCTGGCTCAGGAAGAAAGTCTCTATCGTTACCGGCTGCCTGCGGCGCGCGCGTTTCTAGCGGCGAACGGTTTTGACCGGGTGACGCTCGATTCCCCACGCCGCTCCCTTGGTATTGTTGCGCCGGGCAAGGCGCATGTGGACGTTCAGGAGGCCCTTCGGGTCCTGGGATTGAATGCGGAGCGTTCAGCAGAGCTGGGCATCAGAATCCTGAAGCCGATGGTGACATGGCCGTTGGACCCGGTCGCATCGCGCGCCTTCGTCGAGGGGCACCGCGAAGTCATCGTCGTTGAGGAAAAGCGCTCGCTCGTCGAATGGCAGCTCGCTCAGATGTTGTTGGCTGTGCCCGATGCCTTGCGGCCCGCGCTGTCGGGCAAGACAACGCCGGAAGGCCGTCCCTTGCTTCCGGAATATGGTGAACTGAGCGCAGCCAACGTCGCGCTTGCGCTGGCTGACCGGTTGGAAGCGGCCGGATTGCTGGACGCGCCGCTGCGCGAGGCGCGGGAGCGTGTAAGTGCCGAGCTTGCGCAAGCGAGAGGCGTTGGCCCTACAGCCCGTGCGCCGATGTTCTGTTCCGGTTGCCCGCATAACCGTTCGACACGTGTTCCTGAGGGAAGCGAGGCTCTGGGCGGCATCGGCTGCCACGGCATGGCCATGTGGATACCGGAACTGCGGACCCGGCCGTCCACCCATATGGGGGGCGAGGGAGGAAGCTGGCTGGGAATCGCCCCGTTCGGCGGTCCTCGCCACATATTCCAGAATATGGGTGACGGCACCTACGCCCATTCCGGTCTGCTCGCCATACGCGCGGCAATCGCCGCGAACGTCAACATCACCTACAAGATTCTGTGCAACTCCGCCGTCGCAATGACGGGCGGGCAACCGGTCGAGGGATCGCCCGATGCGGGCGCGATTGCTCGCCAGACGTTGGCGGAAGGCGCGCGCAAGGTCGTGCTGGTCAGTGAAGACCCTGAAGCCTTCACGGGCATGCCGCACGAAATAGAGGTGCATCACCGCGACGAACTGATGCGTATACAGCGCGAGTTGCGTGACATCGAAGGCGTGACGGTCCTTGTTTACGATCAAGGCTGCGCGGCGGAGCGAAGGCGGCTACGAAAAAAAGGAGAATATCCCGACCTTCCGATCCGCACTTTCATCAACAGCGATGTCTGCGAAGGCTGTGGGGACTGCAATCGCAAGTCGAGTTGCGTCAGCGTATTGCCGTTGGAGACCGAACTTGGTGTCAAGCGCCAGATAGACCAGGAAAGCTGCAACAAGGACTATACCTGCATCGAGGGTTTTTGCCCTTCGTTCATCACTGTCACCGGCGGACAGCTCAGAAAAGGTGCAGCGAAAACAGATCTTGTCGAAGACCTTGGACAGCGCCTTCAGACCCCTGAGTTGGCGGCTCTCAAGGCCGACACCTTCAACATCGTCCTGGCCGGCATTGGCGGAACCGGGATCATCACCCTTGGCGCGACGCTCGCCCGCGCCGCCTGGCTCGAAGGCCAGCAGGTGCTCACCTTCGACGTCACCGGGGTATCGCAGAAAAATGGCGCTGTGTTCAGCCATGTGCGTTTTCTCGGTACCGGGCGCGAAGAGGATTTTCGGCCACGGGTGCCTCGGGAGCAGCTCGATCTTTTGATCGGTTGCGACGCCATAGCGGCGACGGCTTCCGAGGTGGTGCAGCTTCTGGCGCCCGGGCGGACCCATGCGGTCCTCAACGCAGAGGTTGTTCCAACTGCGGCATTTCAGCGAGACCCCGGTTTTGACACCTCTTTCCAGCGTTTTGATCGCGTGATCGGCGATGTGCTGGGTGCGGATGCGGTCGGTCGCGCCAATCCCGGCCCCGGCGTCTTGCGAATCCTCGGGTCCGGTCCGCTGCTCAACATCTTCATGTTGGGATTCGCCTGTCAGCAGGGACTGCTGCCGCTAAAGATGGAATCGCTGGAGCGCGCCTTTACCGAAGGCCGGGGCGGCAATTCAAACCTGCTCGCGTTCCGCATGGGGCGGATGGCGGCGCAGGACCCTGCAACGCTTGACGAATTGACTGGTGCGGAAACTCCGCCGGTTCCACTCGCGGATCTGCCGCTGGAAGATGTGATACGCCGCTGCCGTGAACTGCTCACGACCTATCAGAACGCCGCTTACGCGGATCGCTATGAACGGTTTGTTCGCAAGGTGGCGGCACAGGATCCGCAGGGCGACTTTACCCATGCGGTTGCACTAAACCTGTTCAAGCTCATGCGTTACAAGGATGAATATGAGGTCGCGAGGCTTCATGCGTCCAAGGACGTGCGGCGTCGGCTCGACAGGCTGTTCGAAGGGTCGTATCGCCTTAATTACCATCTGGCGCCGCCATTGCTCTCATTTCGCAAGAACGATGCTGGTGAACCAAAGAAGATCCGTTTCGGCGGATGGATGCGCCACGCATTCAGCTTGCTTCGTCACTTCAAGTTCTTGCGTGGGACGTGGTTTGATCCCTTTGGCTTGAGCGCCGACCGAAAGCTGGAACGTAAATTGATCTCCGATTACGAAGAGTGGATCGAAGATATTCTCCCCCGCCTCGAAGACGTCGATTATGAAACCGCCGTTGCGATTGCGGCCTTGCCCGACGAGATACGCGGCTATGGGCCGGTAAAGGAGCGCAGCGTCGAGGCCGCTCGGGAAAAGCAGCGGGAGCTGTTTGCCGCCTGTGAACCGGCTCGAGAAGAGAAGGCCGCATGA
- a CDS encoding GntR family transcriptional regulator: protein MQEYGLSGEPGGSARQVFLGILRDLETGRMVPGQRLVETELASRHGVGRNAVREAMQHLAARGVVDLSPNRSPAIRKLDLAESMEVLDVASAMTRLLVRGAAAAYRPEIAALLQSAMEDLAGAASASEPGHFGAARRRYYRSLLLIGGNRELQRIFPAIGIHIIHAQYPSARLQGIRLADYQAIARAVAAGDPDAAEAAAAAHVEAVRGIVRELASAMDV, encoded by the coding sequence ATGCAGGAGTACGGGCTAAGCGGAGAGCCCGGCGGGTCGGCTCGCCAAGTGTTTCTTGGCATTCTGCGTGATCTCGAAACAGGCCGCATGGTTCCTGGTCAGCGCCTTGTCGAAACCGAACTTGCATCGCGCCATGGGGTAGGGCGCAACGCCGTTCGGGAGGCCATGCAGCATCTCGCTGCGCGCGGCGTCGTCGACCTCAGCCCTAACCGTTCTCCTGCCATCCGGAAACTCGATCTTGCCGAGAGCATGGAGGTGCTTGACGTCGCCTCGGCGATGACCAGGCTCCTCGTGCGCGGAGCAGCGGCCGCGTACCGGCCCGAAATCGCCGCGCTACTGCAGTCTGCCATGGAAGACCTCGCCGGGGCGGCGTCGGCGAGCGAGCCGGGGCATTTTGGCGCTGCCAGGCGGCGGTATTATCGCAGCCTTCTGCTGATCGGCGGAAATCGCGAACTGCAGCGCATATTTCCCGCCATCGGAATCCATATCATCCACGCGCAATATCCATCCGCCCGGCTGCAGGGCATCCGCCTTGCCGATTATCAGGCGATCGCCCGGGCCGTGGCCGCCGGCGACCCCGATGCCGCTGAAGCCGCGGCGGCGGCCCATGTCGAGGCCGTCCGCGGCATTGTCCGTGAACTTGCTTCGGCAATGGACGTGTGA
- a CDS encoding N-acyl-D-amino-acid deacylase family protein: MFDLVIRNGTVVDGTGQPAFTADVGVVAGRIESVSKSPLSAGRQELDAEGLLVTPGFVDIHTHYDGQATWSNTLSPSSAHGVTTVVMGNCGIGFAPCRPSDRERLIQLMEGVEDIPEVVMTEGLQWNWESFPEYLDAVAAIPHDMDIAAYVPHSALRVYAMGERGANREPARPGDLVQMQTLLREALQHGAMGIATSRTIVHRTPEGELIPSHDVTEAELHALAEVLRDERRGIFQAVMDLDEEGVDEDFDLLRRVATRSGRPISFSLLQPLNHPHVWKRMLEKLDEASSAEVPISAQVFGRPVGMLLGLDLSFHPFSFHPAYMEIASLPLEERVNAMRQPERRARILAEQPIDNGLPFLAHLVRFEWMFELGETPDYQPPLDQSIAAIAAREGSSAQAVAYDMLLKREGRNVILLPRANYNDGNLDAALAMMRHPRTVLGLGDGGAHCGVICDASLPTFMLTYWARDRATDGLTIEEAVRALSSETADAVGLHDRGRIMPGYKADINLIDHAALTLHAPEMVADLPAGGRRLHQPATGYVATIVNGELTRRNDNATGVFSGRVVRGAQPAPSAAA; the protein is encoded by the coding sequence ATGTTCGACCTTGTCATCAGAAACGGAACGGTGGTCGATGGCACTGGGCAACCCGCGTTCACGGCCGATGTCGGAGTTGTCGCAGGCCGGATTGAGAGCGTAAGCAAATCGCCCCTGTCCGCGGGCCGTCAGGAACTGGACGCTGAGGGGCTTCTCGTCACACCGGGATTTGTCGATATCCATACCCACTATGACGGCCAGGCGACCTGGAGCAACACGCTCAGCCCGTCATCGGCGCACGGCGTGACCACCGTCGTAATGGGGAATTGCGGCATCGGCTTTGCGCCATGCCGGCCATCCGACAGGGAAAGGCTGATCCAGTTGATGGAAGGGGTTGAAGACATCCCCGAAGTCGTGATGACCGAGGGCTTGCAATGGAATTGGGAGAGTTTTCCAGAATATCTGGATGCAGTGGCGGCCATTCCCCACGACATGGATATCGCCGCCTATGTGCCCCATTCAGCCCTGCGCGTATATGCCATGGGGGAACGCGGCGCGAACAGGGAACCCGCGCGGCCGGGGGACCTGGTGCAAATGCAGACTTTGCTGCGTGAGGCGCTGCAGCACGGCGCCATGGGCATCGCGACCTCTCGAACCATTGTTCACCGCACGCCGGAAGGCGAGTTAATCCCGTCCCACGATGTCACCGAGGCCGAGCTTCATGCACTGGCTGAGGTGTTGCGGGATGAACGGCGTGGCATCTTTCAGGCCGTGATGGATCTGGACGAAGAGGGGGTGGACGAAGATTTCGACCTGCTTCGCCGCGTCGCAACCCGATCAGGCAGGCCAATCAGCTTTTCGCTTCTGCAGCCGCTCAATCATCCTCATGTCTGGAAACGCATGCTCGAAAAGCTGGATGAAGCGTCCAGCGCCGAAGTGCCGATCAGCGCGCAGGTATTTGGGCGGCCGGTCGGGATGTTGCTCGGGCTGGACCTCTCTTTCCATCCGTTTTCCTTCCATCCAGCCTATATGGAGATCGCGTCGCTGCCACTCGAAGAGCGCGTGAATGCCATGCGGCAACCGGAACGTCGCGCCCGCATACTGGCCGAACAACCCATCGATAACGGACTGCCTTTTCTCGCGCATCTCGTCCGGTTCGAGTGGATGTTCGAACTGGGGGAGACGCCTGATTATCAGCCGCCCCTGGATCAGAGCATCGCGGCAATCGCCGCACGTGAAGGCTCAAGCGCCCAGGCGGTTGCCTATGATATGTTGCTGAAGCGCGAGGGGCGAAATGTGATTCTCCTTCCGCGCGCGAACTACAACGACGGCAATCTGGACGCCGCGCTTGCCATGATGCGCCATCCGCGAACCGTGCTCGGGCTGGGGGACGGCGGCGCGCATTGCGGCGTCATTTGCGACGCCAGCCTGCCAACATTCATGCTCACATATTGGGCGCGCGATCGAGCGACGGACGGGCTGACGATTGAAGAGGCGGTCCGCGCCTTGTCGTCGGAAACGGCAGACGCTGTCGGCTTGCATGACCGCGGCCGGATCATGCCCGGTTACAAGGCCGACATAAACCTCATCGACCACGCCGCACTCACCCTTCACGCGCCGGAGATGGTGGCCGACCTTCCGGCCGGCGGCAGGCGGCTGCACCAGCCCGCCACAGGCTATGTCGCGACCATTGTGAACGGTGAGCTTACCCGGCGCAATGACAACGCCACAGGCGTCTTTTCCGGGCGGGTCGTCCGTGGCGCGCAGCCGGCCCCCTCCGCTGCCGCCTGA
- a CDS encoding amidohydrolase family protein, whose product MSDNSKWLAMHHEEAIEPDLPIIDAHHHCYATPPKPIFPSYPIDSLLRDKTTTGHNIVATVYVDSQISLRPDGPEHLRFVGGTDHAEAIAQEGIRRGGRNAGVCAAIVGHAPLSMGSAVLEVLEAHMQASPSRFRGIRVRTAYDPDAPFNEDGYPEMLGEARFREGFAELAPLGLSFDAWLLHPQIAELTDLARAFPDTRIILNHIASPIQIGRFAGKGDEVFSDWSAAMAELATCSNVFVKVGALNMAFTGLSFIGRDRPPSSEELASRQRDYVLRTIDMFGPGRTMFESNFPVDMLGVSYGVLWNGFKRMVADFNPEEKRAMFHDTAANAYRIS is encoded by the coding sequence ATGTCGGACAACAGCAAGTGGCTGGCCATGCATCATGAAGAGGCGATCGAACCCGATCTGCCGATCATCGACGCCCATCATCACTGTTACGCCACCCCGCCAAAGCCCATATTCCCAAGCTATCCGATCGACAGCCTGCTTCGAGACAAAACCACGACGGGACACAACATCGTAGCAACCGTCTATGTCGATTCGCAGATCAGCCTCCGGCCGGATGGGCCGGAACATCTTCGTTTCGTCGGCGGAACCGATCATGCCGAAGCGATTGCGCAGGAAGGGATCAGGCGAGGCGGCCGGAACGCTGGAGTGTGCGCGGCCATCGTCGGACACGCACCGCTCTCCATGGGCTCCGCCGTGCTCGAGGTTCTGGAAGCGCACATGCAGGCATCTCCGTCGCGCTTCCGCGGCATACGCGTGCGAACCGCATATGATCCTGATGCACCGTTCAACGAAGACGGCTACCCGGAAATGCTGGGAGAAGCCCGGTTCCGAGAGGGCTTTGCCGAACTTGCGCCGCTGGGGCTGAGCTTCGATGCCTGGCTTCTCCACCCCCAGATCGCCGAACTGACGGATCTGGCGCGCGCCTTCCCGGACACCAGGATCATACTCAACCATATTGCATCGCCTATCCAGATCGGCCGCTTCGCGGGCAAGGGGGATGAGGTCTTTTCAGACTGGAGCGCTGCGATGGCCGAACTCGCAACCTGCTCCAATGTTTTCGTTAAGGTCGGCGCGCTCAACATGGCCTTCACCGGCCTGTCGTTCATTGGCCGCGACCGTCCTCCCAGTTCGGAAGAGCTGGCGTCCCGGCAGCGTGACTATGTGCTGCGGACGATCGACATGTTCGGCCCGGGCCGGACCATGTTTGAAAGCAATTTTCCGGTGGACATGCTGGGCGTGTCCTACGGCGTGCTCTGGAACGGGTTCAAGCGGATGGTTGCGGACTTCAACCCCGAAGAAAAGCGGGCGATGTTTCATGACACCGCCGCGAACGCCTATCGGATTAGCTAG
- a CDS encoding SDR family NAD(P)-dependent oxidoreductase — protein MRDLLDLTGKTAFVTGASSGLGAHFAQLLAKAGATVIIAARREQALEAVASQVRSTGGVCTVTALDISDANSIAAAEPLLAGVDILINNAGIARESALLDHSEADWDAVVNTNVKGMFLLTQLAGKAMRAHGRGGSIINIASILGLRQAAGVASYAVSKAAVIQLTKVAALELARFGVRVNALAPGYISTELNAAFWDTDAGKAMIKRIPQRRLGQPEELDGPLLLLASDAGSYMTGTVLEVDGGHLVSTL, from the coding sequence ATGCGCGATCTACTGGATCTGACAGGCAAGACCGCCTTCGTCACCGGGGCGTCCAGCGGTCTCGGCGCGCACTTTGCACAGCTGCTGGCGAAAGCCGGAGCAACGGTGATTATTGCGGCCCGCAGGGAGCAGGCGCTGGAGGCGGTGGCATCGCAGGTTCGCTCGACCGGCGGCGTCTGCACCGTCACCGCACTGGATATATCGGATGCGAACAGCATAGCCGCCGCCGAACCGCTGCTCGCGGGCGTCGATATCCTTATCAATAATGCCGGGATCGCTCGCGAGTCGGCGCTCCTCGACCATTCCGAGGCGGATTGGGACGCCGTGGTGAACACCAACGTAAAGGGCATGTTCCTGCTCACGCAGCTTGCCGGCAAGGCGATGCGGGCGCATGGCCGTGGCGGTTCGATCATCAACATCGCGTCGATTCTGGGTTTGCGGCAGGCCGCCGGGGTGGCCTCCTATGCCGTATCCAAGGCAGCCGTGATCCAGCTGACCAAGGTCGCCGCGCTCGAACTTGCGCGCTTCGGCGTGCGCGTCAACGCGCTCGCGCCCGGCTATATCTCGACCGAACTGAACGCGGCCTTCTGGGATACCGATGCAGGAAAAGCGATGATCAAGCGTATTCCGCAACGCCGCCTGGGACAACCGGAAGAGCTGGATGGGCCATTATTGCTGCTCGCCTCCGATGCCGGCTCCTACATGACGGGGACGGTGCTTGAGGTCGACGGCGGGCATCTGGTCAGCACATTATAA
- a CDS encoding membrane-bound PQQ-dependent dehydrogenase, glucose/quinate/shikimate family, translated as MNRRTGAGGGSRALSELAFAAVTVLLGTGMALPGARLLWLGGSPYYLAAGVLLIVAGIMLWKRRNAGGWLFLLIWLATLLWALWESGLDGWALLPRLGLLTAMGILLMLIRPPFKIRAKRLVVVTGTAIVLGTGAAVYLSGTSGNASLVTPARPVGTVKTDGDWRHIGGTLGADRFSPLDQITPANVENLEVVWTAHLGMPSGEITGTIEATPLMVGESLYICTMDNRVLSLDAENGKIRWSFDPKIDPAGVAMGACRGVAYHRQAGASGTCAARIFVATLDARMIAVDAESGQRCNGFGVNGEISLLQGMGDVPKGYYYQTSPPAVIRNRLVIGGRVADGQSVNEPSGVIRAFDAVTGELAWAWDIGRPENRGLPPEGGSYTRGTPNAWPPISGDERLGLAFVPLGNPTPDYVISHRSPEMREYGSAIVALDVETGEERWHFQTTHLDVWDYDLPAPPTLVDFPTAQGLRPALIQPTKRGEFFVLDRETGKPLVETVERGVPSGAVPGETLSPTQPYPVGMPSMGTPFLTEARMWGVTIFDQLWCRIRFKEARYEGDFTPVGTDPTIVSPGYFGGSNWSGIAVDPERHVMVANVMHFPMYNRLIPRTQADPAVFQPARVGKHKISGENWAQAGTPYAVRTQPFVSPLGIPCNQPPYAEIAAIDLETRKTLWRQPLGTARDTGPWNIPSHLPLIVGVPAMGGALVTRSGLVFIAATQERAFRAFDVQSGRLLWKTRLPAGGHANPMTYRSPRSGRQLVVIPASGHPRFGNGSADLLIAYGLPLLGGK; from the coding sequence GTGAATAGAAGAACAGGTGCGGGCGGCGGCTCTCGCGCATTGAGCGAACTGGCATTTGCTGCGGTGACAGTGTTGTTGGGCACTGGGATGGCCTTGCCGGGAGCGCGTCTGCTCTGGCTGGGCGGTTCGCCCTATTATCTCGCAGCCGGTGTCCTGTTGATCGTCGCCGGTATCATGCTCTGGAAGCGGCGTAATGCGGGTGGTTGGCTGTTCCTGCTCATATGGCTCGCAACACTGTTGTGGGCCCTGTGGGAATCCGGCCTCGATGGATGGGCGTTGCTTCCCCGGCTGGGCCTGCTCACTGCAATGGGCATTCTCCTGATGTTGATCCGCCCACCCTTCAAAATCAGGGCGAAGCGTCTCGTCGTGGTAACCGGAACCGCCATTGTTCTTGGTACGGGTGCAGCCGTTTACCTATCAGGTACATCAGGGAATGCGTCCCTGGTAACGCCCGCGCGTCCGGTGGGCACAGTGAAGACGGATGGCGATTGGCGCCACATTGGCGGGACATTGGGCGCCGATCGTTTTTCGCCCCTCGATCAGATCACGCCTGCCAATGTCGAAAATCTGGAGGTTGTGTGGACGGCTCATCTGGGAATGCCGTCGGGCGAAATTACCGGCACCATCGAAGCCACGCCGCTGATGGTGGGCGAATCTCTCTATATCTGCACCATGGACAACAGGGTGCTGTCGCTGGATGCGGAAAACGGAAAGATCAGATGGTCGTTCGATCCGAAGATCGATCCAGCCGGCGTCGCCATGGGGGCGTGCAGAGGCGTTGCCTATCACAGGCAGGCAGGCGCTTCAGGCACATGTGCCGCGCGGATATTCGTAGCGACGCTGGATGCTCGAATGATAGCGGTGGACGCAGAAAGCGGTCAACGTTGCAACGGCTTCGGCGTGAACGGCGAGATCAGCCTCCTCCAAGGGATGGGCGACGTCCCCAAGGGATATTATTATCAGACATCTCCGCCAGCGGTGATCCGTAATCGCCTGGTTATTGGCGGGAGGGTGGCGGACGGCCAGTCGGTGAATGAACCTTCGGGTGTGATCCGAGCATTTGACGCGGTCACGGGCGAACTTGCCTGGGCATGGGACATTGGACGGCCTGAAAACAGGGGACTTCCGCCTGAGGGGGGAAGCTACACCCGTGGAACTCCCAACGCCTGGCCTCCCATTTCAGGCGATGAGCGACTGGGGCTGGCTTTTGTCCCGCTTGGCAACCCCACCCCCGATTATGTCATTTCTCATCGCTCCCCGGAAATGCGCGAATATGGAAGCGCCATTGTCGCGCTGGATGTCGAGACCGGTGAGGAACGCTGGCATTTTCAGACCACGCACCTGGATGTTTGGGATTATGATCTGCCGGCGCCTCCCACCCTCGTGGATTTCCCGACGGCTCAGGGGCTGCGCCCCGCACTGATCCAGCCGACAAAGCGCGGAGAATTTTTCGTGCTAGACCGGGAGACCGGAAAGCCGTTGGTCGAAACGGTGGAACGGGGCGTGCCGTCCGGCGCGGTTCCTGGCGAAACCTTGTCGCCTACGCAGCCCTATCCGGTGGGGATGCCCTCCATGGGAACGCCGTTTCTCACGGAGGCGCGCATGTGGGGCGTCACCATCTTTGACCAGCTATGGTGCCGGATCCGTTTCAAGGAAGCGCGCTATGAAGGTGACTTCACGCCGGTGGGAACCGATCCGACAATTGTGAGCCCCGGCTATTTCGGAGGGAGCAACTGGTCCGGAATAGCGGTTGACCCGGAACGGCATGTCATGGTCGCCAATGTCATGCATTTCCCGATGTACAATCGGCTGATCCCCCGCACGCAAGCCGATCCGGCAGTTTTTCAACCCGCCAGGGTGGGCAAGCACAAGATCAGCGGCGAGAACTGGGCGCAGGCCGGAACACCCTATGCCGTCCGAACCCAGCCCTTTGTCTCGCCCCTCGGCATCCCTTGCAATCAGCCGCCATATGCCGAGATCGCGGCGATCGATCTTGAAACGAGGAAGACATTATGGCGTCAACCGCTGGGGACGGCGCGGGATACCGGACCGTGGAATATCCCGTCCCATCTGCCCTTGATTGTCGGTGTTCCCGCCATGGGGGGCGCGCTTGTGACCCGTTCCGGACTGGTTTTCATCGCTGCCACGCAGGAGCGGGCTTTTCGCGCCTTTGATGTTCAGTCGGGACGCCTGCTCTGGAAGACGAGGCTTCCCGCGGGCGGACATGCAAATCCGATGACCTACCGGTCCCCGCGCAGCGGCCGCCAATTGGTCGTGATACCCGCCAGCGGCCACCCACGTTTTGGAAACGGCAGCGCCGATCTGCTGATCGCCTATGGGCTGCCCCTCCTTGGCGGGAAGTGA